From Pan paniscus chromosome 6, NHGRI_mPanPan1-v2.0_pri, whole genome shotgun sequence, one genomic window encodes:
- the MRM2 gene encoding rRNA methyltransferase 2, mitochondrial, translating to MAGYLKLVCASFQRQGFHTVGSRCKNRTGAEHLWLTRHLRDPFVKAAKVESYRCRSAFKLLEVNERHQILRPGLRVLDCGAAPGAWSQVAVQKVNAAGTDPSSPVGFVLGVDLLHIFPLEGATFLCPADVTDPRTSQRILEVLPGGRADVILSDMAPNATGFRDLDHDRLISLCLTLLSVTPDILQPGGTFLCKTWAGSQSRRLQRRLTEEFQNVRIIKPEASRKESSEVYFLATQYHGRKGAVKQ from the exons ATGGCGGG GTACTTGAAGCTGGTGTGTGCTTCCTTTCAGCGTCAAGGGTTCCACACTGTTGGGAGTCGCTGCAAGAATCGGACAGGCGCTGAGCACCTGTGGCTGACCCGGCATCTCAGGGACCCATTTGTGAAGGCTGCGAAGGTGGAGAGTTACCGGTGTCGAAGTGCCTTCAAGCTCCTGGAGGTGAACGAGAGGCACCAGATTCTGCGGCCCGGCCTTCGGGTGTTAGACTGTGGAGCAGCTCCTGGGGCCTGGAGTCAGGTGGCGGTGCAGAAGGTCAACGCCGCAGGCACAG ATCCCAGCTCTCCTGTTGGCTTCGTGCTTGGGGTAGACCTTCTTCACATATTCCCCCTGGAAGGAGCAACTTTTCTGTGCCCTGCTGATGTGACTGACCCGAGAACCTCACAGAGAATCCTCGAGGTGCTTCCTGGCGGGAGAGCAGATGTGATTCTGAGCGACATGGCGCCCAATGCCACAGGGTTCCGGGACCTCGATCATGACAGGCTCATCAGCCTGTGCCTGACCCTTCTCAGCGTGACCCCAGACATCCTGCAACCTGGGGGGACATTCCTTTGTAAAACCTGGGCTGGAAGTCAAAGCCGTCGGTTACAGAGGAGACTGACAGAGGAATTCCAGAATGTAAGGATCATCAAACCTGAAGCCAGCAGGAAAGAGTCATCAGAAGTGTACTTCTTGGCCACACAGTACCACGGAAGGAAGGGCGCTGTGAAGCAGTGA
- the NUDT1 gene encoding oxidized purine nucleoside triphosphate hydrolase isoform X2, which produces MVSCLDVLEQSDHTAAWRNPGTMGASRLYTLVLVLQPQRVLLGMKKRGFGAGRWNGFGGKVQEGETIEDGARRELQEESGLTVDALHKVGQIVFEFVGEPELMDVHVFCTDSVQGTPVESDEMRPCWFQLDQIPFKDMWPDDSYWFPLLLQKKKFHGYFKFQGQDTILDYTLREVDTV; this is translated from the exons ATG GTTTCTTGCCTTGATGTACTGGAGCAATCAGATCACACGGCGGCTTGGAGa AACCCAGGGACCATGGGCGCCTCCAGGCTCTATACCCTGGTGCTGGTCCTGCAGCCTCAGCGAGTTCTCCTGGGCATGAAAAAGCGAGGCTTCGGGGCCGGCCGGTGGAATGGCTTTGGGGGCAAAGTGCAAGAAGGAGAGACCATCGAGGATGGGGCCAGGAG GGAGCTGCAGGAGGAGAGCGGTCTGACAGTGGACGCCCTGCACAAGGTGGGCCAGATCGTGTTTGAGTTCGTGGGCGAGCCTGAGCTCATGGACGTGCATGTCTTCTGCACAGACAGCGTCCAGGGGACCCCCGTGGAGAGCGACG AAATGCGCCCATGCTGGTTCCAGCTGGATCAGATCCCCTTCAAGGACATGTGGCCCGACGACAGCTACTGGTTTCCACTCCTGCTTCAGAAGAAGAAATTCCACGGGTACTTCAAGTTTCAGGGTCAGGACACCATCCTGGACTACACGCTCCGCGAGGTGGACACAGTCTAG
- the NUDT1 gene encoding oxidized purine nucleoside triphosphate hydrolase isoform X1: MSGISPQQMGEPEGSWSGKNPGTMGASRLYTLVLVLQPQRVLLGMKKRGFGAGRWNGFGGKVQEGETIEDGARRELQEESGLTVDALHKVGQIVFEFVGEPELMDVHVFCTDSVQGTPVESDEMRPCWFQLDQIPFKDMWPDDSYWFPLLLQKKKFHGYFKFQGQDTILDYTLREVDTV; encoded by the exons atgaGTGGAATTAGccctcagcagatgggggagccagaaggcaGTTGGAGTGGGAAG AACCCAGGGACCATGGGCGCCTCCAGGCTCTATACCCTGGTGCTGGTCCTGCAGCCTCAGCGAGTTCTCCTGGGCATGAAAAAGCGAGGCTTCGGGGCCGGCCGGTGGAATGGCTTTGGGGGCAAAGTGCAAGAAGGAGAGACCATCGAGGATGGGGCCAGGAG GGAGCTGCAGGAGGAGAGCGGTCTGACAGTGGACGCCCTGCACAAGGTGGGCCAGATCGTGTTTGAGTTCGTGGGCGAGCCTGAGCTCATGGACGTGCATGTCTTCTGCACAGACAGCGTCCAGGGGACCCCCGTGGAGAGCGACG AAATGCGCCCATGCTGGTTCCAGCTGGATCAGATCCCCTTCAAGGACATGTGGCCCGACGACAGCTACTGGTTTCCACTCCTGCTTCAGAAGAAGAAATTCCACGGGTACTTCAAGTTTCAGGGTCAGGACACCATCCTGGACTACACGCTCCGCGAGGTGGACACAGTCTAG
- the NUDT1 gene encoding oxidized purine nucleoside triphosphate hydrolase isoform X3 encodes MGASRLYTLVLVLQPQRVLLGMKKRGFGAGRWNGFGGKVQEGETIEDGARRELQEESGLTVDALHKVGQIVFEFVGEPELMDVHVFCTDSVQGTPVESDEMRPCWFQLDQIPFKDMWPDDSYWFPLLLQKKKFHGYFKFQGQDTILDYTLREVDTV; translated from the exons ATGGGCGCCTCCAGGCTCTATACCCTGGTGCTGGTCCTGCAGCCTCAGCGAGTTCTCCTGGGCATGAAAAAGCGAGGCTTCGGGGCCGGCCGGTGGAATGGCTTTGGGGGCAAAGTGCAAGAAGGAGAGACCATCGAGGATGGGGCCAGGAG GGAGCTGCAGGAGGAGAGCGGTCTGACAGTGGACGCCCTGCACAAGGTGGGCCAGATCGTGTTTGAGTTCGTGGGCGAGCCTGAGCTCATGGACGTGCATGTCTTCTGCACAGACAGCGTCCAGGGGACCCCCGTGGAGAGCGACG AAATGCGCCCATGCTGGTTCCAGCTGGATCAGATCCCCTTCAAGGACATGTGGCCCGACGACAGCTACTGGTTTCCACTCCTGCTTCAGAAGAAGAAATTCCACGGGTACTTCAAGTTTCAGGGTCAGGACACCATCCTGGACTACACGCTCCGCGAGGTGGACACAGTCTAG